A single window of Flavobacterium aestivum DNA harbors:
- a CDS encoding glycoside hydrolase family 19 protein translates to MSFVLSNKTLFYNAFVKYGITTPLRIAHFLGQLAHESRNFTASVESISYNNAQKKYQNHKYLGNTKVGDGYRFRGRGLIQLTGRANYQRYKNFSGIDIVNNPSLASDLAISIDIACWYWVYGSAWGNLNKYADLDNVTSVTKGINGGTNGLEERIKLVAYYKAQKVTLEVLKKKVQLPSRKSSNAHAWDWLAYNYQIFKFK, encoded by the coding sequence ATGAGTTTTGTTTTATCTAATAAAACCTTGTTTTACAATGCATTCGTAAAATATGGTATCACCACCCCTTTAAGAATTGCCCATTTTCTAGGACAATTGGCTCACGAGAGCCGAAATTTCACCGCTTCCGTTGAATCTATATCCTATAACAACGCCCAAAAGAAATATCAAAACCATAAATATTTGGGTAATACCAAAGTCGGTGACGGTTATCGATTTCGAGGGCGTGGACTCATCCAATTGACAGGTCGAGCCAATTACCAACGTTACAAAAATTTCTCAGGAATTGATATTGTAAATAACCCCAGTTTGGCATCCGATTTAGCAATCTCTATTGATATTGCCTGTTGGTATTGGGTTTATGGCAGTGCATGGGGTAATCTTAACAAATATGCCGATCTCGACAATGTTACCAGTGTTACCAAAGGGATTAACGGAGGTACAAACGGACTGGAAGAGCGTATTAAACTCGTAGCCTATTATAAAGCCCAAAAAGTAACTCTCGAAGTATTAAAAAAAAAAGTTCAATTACCTAGTCGCAAGTCTTCTAATGCTCACGCTTGGGATTGGCTCGCATATAATTATCAAATATTCAAATTTAAATGA